From one Nodosilinea sp. PGN35 genomic stretch:
- a CDS encoding diguanylate cyclase domain-containing protein, translating into MTRHSPPQPDISQAQILDVVTAICEAAATDNGLESLLQQGVERLRPLLDSDRVVIYQVLSSHDGVIAAEAVEASWQTLRGVRFTESCLYKGWEERCRQGQWSLVGDVQDSALEPCYASLLRRLQVQANLAVPIFAGSRLWGMLIAHQCRSPRLWNLSSRSLLMHAARHLGQSIYQQGLQQQLQAQGVSSQAQHLFDLFTNHVEQVLFIRDAVSGQFLYVSTAYERVWGQPLALLYSDPGLWLRQVHPDDLPQVQASVRHQFSGNSVRREYRIVRPDGDVRWVHAYVQVVNDEQNQPRYMVGWAEDCTERRQLQASLQATEAALSRRVDQEQLLRRLTARVRETLDFNTILRATVAGVKTVFDADRAVIFQILANGDRRIAQQATKPEYDTLTDAMIPSGRLPAAYLEKLRTGQPYIVNDNRAEPWPPDVNAFLAAIEVKSAMIAPIAHPFGGVRQPVWGILVVHACGEQRQWQSFEASMLQHFADQLNTALHQAELYRQLQAANQELDHIAKVDSLTQLANRRWLDEYLAQEWQRLARERKPLSVVLADVDYFKPYNDTYGHAAGDQCLAEIASAIRLGVRRPADLAARYGGEEFALVLPDTNARGAIRVVQLVRHHLQTLDLPHGASPSGDTITLSFGIATVLPTPGSPAEGILEAADQALYAAKDAGRNQYQVFKP; encoded by the coding sequence ATGACGCGCCACTCTCCACCTCAACCCGACATTAGCCAGGCACAAATTTTAGATGTAGTGACTGCAATCTGCGAGGCGGCAGCGACGGACAACGGGCTGGAGTCCTTGCTTCAGCAGGGCGTCGAGCGGTTGCGTCCGCTGCTCGATAGCGATCGAGTAGTGATCTATCAAGTGCTGTCTTCCCACGATGGCGTCATCGCCGCAGAGGCAGTGGAGGCCTCCTGGCAGACTTTGCGGGGCGTGCGTTTTACTGAATCCTGCCTGTACAAAGGCTGGGAGGAGCGCTGTCGCCAGGGCCAGTGGAGCCTGGTGGGCGATGTGCAAGACAGCGCCCTTGAGCCCTGCTACGCCAGCCTGCTGCGCCGCCTACAGGTGCAGGCCAACCTGGCGGTACCGATATTTGCCGGTTCTCGTCTCTGGGGCATGCTCATTGCCCACCAGTGCCGCAGCCCGCGGCTGTGGAACCTCTCCAGCCGCAGTCTGCTGATGCACGCGGCTCGACACCTGGGCCAAAGCATTTACCAGCAGGGCCTGCAACAACAGCTCCAGGCCCAGGGCGTCAGCAGCCAGGCTCAACATCTGTTCGATCTTTTCACTAACCATGTTGAGCAGGTGCTGTTCATTCGCGATGCGGTGTCGGGACAGTTTTTGTACGTCAGCACTGCCTACGAACGCGTTTGGGGCCAGCCCCTAGCATTGCTCTACAGCGATCCGGGCCTGTGGCTGCGGCAGGTGCATCCCGACGATCTGCCTCAGGTTCAGGCCTCTGTCCGCCATCAGTTCAGCGGCAATTCTGTGCGGCGGGAGTATCGCATTGTTCGCCCTGACGGCGATGTCCGGTGGGTACACGCCTACGTGCAAGTGGTCAACGACGAGCAAAATCAACCTCGCTACATGGTGGGCTGGGCCGAAGACTGTACGGAGCGGCGGCAGCTACAGGCCAGTTTGCAGGCAACCGAAGCCGCTCTCAGCCGTCGGGTAGACCAGGAGCAACTGCTGCGCAGGCTCACCGCCCGAGTGCGCGAGACCCTCGACTTCAACACAATTTTGAGAGCCACGGTGGCTGGTGTCAAAACGGTGTTTGACGCCGATCGGGCGGTGATCTTTCAAATTTTGGCCAACGGCGATCGCCGCATCGCCCAGCAGGCCACTAAACCCGAGTACGACACCCTGACCGACGCCATGATTCCGTCGGGGCGACTGCCCGCCGCCTACCTGGAGAAACTGCGTACCGGGCAACCCTACATCGTCAACGACAATAGAGCAGAGCCCTGGCCGCCGGATGTGAACGCCTTTCTCGCGGCCATAGAGGTGAAGTCGGCCATGATTGCCCCCATTGCCCACCCCTTTGGGGGCGTTCGCCAGCCGGTGTGGGGCATTTTAGTGGTGCATGCCTGCGGTGAACAGCGCCAGTGGCAGTCCTTTGAGGCCAGTATGCTGCAACATTTTGCCGACCAGCTCAACACGGCCCTGCACCAGGCTGAGCTGTACCGCCAGCTCCAGGCCGCTAACCAGGAGCTCGATCACATTGCCAAGGTCGATAGCCTCACCCAGTTGGCCAACCGCCGCTGGCTCGACGAATACCTCGCCCAGGAGTGGCAGCGGCTGGCCCGAGAGCGCAAACCCCTGAGCGTGGTGCTGGCCGATGTTGATTACTTCAAACCCTACAACGACACCTACGGCCACGCGGCGGGCGACCAGTGCTTGGCAGAGATTGCCAGCGCCATTCGCCTTGGCGTTCGCCGTCCCGCCGACCTGGCCGCCCGCTACGGCGGCGAGGAGTTTGCCCTGGTGCTGCCCGATACCAACGCCCGGGGGGCGATTCGCGTGGTGCAGCTGGTGCGACACCACCTGCAAACCCTCGATCTGCCCCACGGGGCCAGCCCCAGCGGCGACACGATTACCCTCAGCTTCGGCATTGCCACCGTTTTGCCAACCCCCGGCAGTCCTGCGGAGGGCATTTTAGAGGCGGCGGATCAGGCTCTCTACGCGGCCAAAGACGCCGGGCGCAATCAGTACCAGGTGTTTAAACCCTGA
- a CDS encoding Rieske 2Fe-2S domain-containing protein: MTSLAIAPQSTSAAAPLPAGGPDPARFDWAEAWYPVAYLDDLDRGQPTRFTLLDRAIVIWWDARGSAWRVFEDKCPHRLAPLSEGRVNEQGELECPYHGWAFAGDGSCTHIPQQAIDGQGNQSARACALALPTAIAQGLLFVYPGQAQNAPQVEVPIIGPIEEDPAGWVVLNTFRDLPYDALTLLENVLDASHIPYTHHKTVGKRENAAPMEMEVLNAGKHGFQGLWPEGPRKGKLGTQHTTFVAPALMYHDLTSEQFGRTMTVVYATPIRKGECRLFARFPFKFSSKIPATVIGLTPRWYSHIGNNGVLEDDQIFLHLQERELEKAGQSYAQACYLPTQADRYVLAFRHWVSDFEADPFPGQSLGPALSQAALLDRYQSHTQHCHSCRTALERIQKLRWGLLGVSAVAWSLLPIAIAAGSLTVPAATLLGLLPLATAGAWGGLGILERRFYQGRAVPPRNRPEKPAPVKG; encoded by the coding sequence ATGACCTCCCTTGCGATCGCCCCCCAGTCCACCAGTGCCGCCGCCCCCCTGCCTGCCGGTGGCCCCGACCCCGCCCGGTTTGACTGGGCCGAAGCCTGGTACCCCGTCGCCTACCTCGATGACCTCGACCGGGGGCAGCCCACCCGCTTCACCCTGCTCGATCGCGCCATTGTCATCTGGTGGGATGCTCGGGGCAGCGCCTGGCGCGTGTTTGAGGACAAATGCCCCCACCGCCTCGCCCCCCTCTCCGAGGGCCGGGTCAACGAGCAGGGCGAGCTGGAGTGCCCCTACCACGGCTGGGCGTTTGCGGGCGACGGCAGCTGCACCCACATTCCCCAGCAGGCGATTGATGGCCAGGGCAATCAGTCAGCGCGGGCCTGCGCCCTGGCGCTGCCAACGGCGATCGCCCAGGGGCTGCTGTTTGTCTACCCTGGCCAGGCTCAGAACGCCCCCCAGGTAGAGGTGCCGATCATTGGCCCAATCGAGGAAGACCCCGCCGGCTGGGTGGTGCTCAACACCTTCCGCGACCTGCCCTACGACGCCCTCACCCTGCTCGAAAACGTGCTGGACGCCAGCCACATTCCCTACACCCACCACAAAACCGTGGGCAAGCGAGAAAATGCCGCCCCCATGGAGATGGAGGTGCTCAATGCCGGCAAGCACGGCTTTCAGGGTCTCTGGCCTGAAGGCCCTCGCAAAGGCAAGCTGGGCACCCAGCACACCACCTTTGTGGCCCCGGCGCTGATGTACCACGACCTCACCTCAGAGCAGTTTGGCCGCACCATGACCGTGGTCTACGCCACCCCCATCCGCAAGGGTGAGTGTCGGCTGTTTGCCCGGTTTCCCTTTAAGTTTTCGTCTAAAATTCCGGCCACGGTGATCGGCCTCACCCCCCGCTGGTACAGCCACATCGGCAACAACGGCGTGCTCGAAGACGACCAGATTTTTCTGCACCTGCAAGAACGGGAGCTAGAGAAAGCAGGCCAATCCTACGCCCAAGCCTGTTACCTGCCCACCCAGGCCGATCGCTACGTACTGGCCTTTCGCCACTGGGTCAGCGACTTTGAGGCCGATCCTTTCCCTGGGCAGTCTCTGGGACCGGCGTTGAGCCAGGCCGCCCTGCTCGATCGCTACCAGTCCCATACCCAGCACTGCCACAGCTGCCGCACGGCCCTGGAGCGCATTCAAAAACTGCGGTGGGGGCTGCTGGGGGTGAGCGCGGTGGCCTGGTCGCTGCTGCCGATCGCGATCGCCGCAGGCAGCCTCACCGTCCCTGCCGCCACCCTGCTGGGGCTGCTGCCTTTGGCCACCGCCGGGGCCTGGGGAGGCCTGGGCATCCTAGAGCGGCGCTTCTACCAAGGCCGAGCGGTGCCCCCCCGCAACCGGCCCGAGAAACCCGCTCCAGTCAAAGGCTAA
- a CDS encoding DUF2993 domain-containing protein, translating into MTSDPAPSAESSPKGSRLIGRLLPPAIRLWLHTQLDHLEGLEFALDGSDRQILGGYLPGVSLAAHQAVYQGLHVSQAEVEATDIRVNLPQVLRGKPLRLLQPFPVEGQVTVLAADLRASLGSPLLGQGLRDVLRQLLAGAVSEQQVPLVDWLGEGDRAADVAIALGRDRLTLRWPGATPSDDALELSLGLAMREGRWLTLEQPVARVVPAIGAPPPPIALEDTAFDLGPEVDIRRLAVTPEGIDLGGRVRVIPAD; encoded by the coding sequence ATGACCTCTGACCCTGCCCCCTCCGCCGAGTCTTCTCCCAAGGGCAGCCGCCTGATCGGTCGGCTGCTGCCCCCGGCCATTCGCCTGTGGTTGCACACCCAGCTCGACCATCTAGAGGGCCTGGAGTTTGCCCTCGACGGCAGCGACCGACAAATTTTGGGCGGCTACCTGCCGGGGGTATCGCTGGCGGCCCACCAGGCGGTGTACCAGGGGCTGCACGTCAGTCAGGCCGAGGTCGAGGCGACCGACATTCGCGTCAATTTGCCCCAGGTGCTGCGAGGCAAACCCCTGCGGCTGTTGCAGCCCTTTCCGGTAGAAGGGCAAGTGACAGTGCTGGCGGCAGATCTGCGGGCTTCGCTAGGGTCGCCGCTGCTGGGGCAGGGCCTGCGCGACGTGCTGAGGCAGCTGCTGGCGGGGGCGGTGTCTGAGCAGCAGGTTCCCCTGGTGGACTGGCTCGGGGAGGGCGATCGCGCCGCCGATGTCGCCATTGCCCTGGGCCGCGATCGCCTGACGCTGCGCTGGCCGGGGGCTACCCCCAGCGATGACGCTCTGGAGCTAAGCCTGGGTTTGGCAATGCGCGAGGGCCGCTGGCTCACTCTAGAGCAGCCGGTGGCCAGGGTGGTGCCCGCGATCGGCGCACCGCCACCACCGATCGCCCTGGAGGATACGGCCTTCGACCTGGGGCCAGAGGTCGATATCCGCCGCCTGGCAGTGACCCCCGAGGGCATTGACCTGGGGGGCAGGGTGCGGGTGATTCCGGCGGATTAG
- a CDS encoding DUF4912 domain-containing protein, translating to MSSSARPPLEEMTLRQLRKVASEYEVSRYSRMRKSELIEAIQAIDAKRGLGAAPVPTAPMPTAPVPTPTAAVPAPAMAGVAADPAPTYRAPAPPPMEVLATVDEGLSDLPSGYGESRIVLMPRDPQWAYCYWDIPHTHKDELRRQGGSRLALRFYDVTDIDFLRQTPHSLQQYECDEMAREWYLPIPVSDRDYVAEIGYLCNDGRWLVLARSLPVHIPPVYPSDWVEDHFMTVDWQADLRGKTLMTLKHPSQRAAESANAIYDEIYAMTQSTEAQRVAGSLFGSMQHVPGSMAPEKAVSSYVFPSGAGLWAAPGAVPGGVPTMSGIGSGIGAFGELTMSGAGLTMSGAGFSASAPPIRPRKFWLIADAELIVYGATEPDATVTIGGQPIKLNSDGTFRFQMSFQDGNIDYPIMAVAADGEQTRAIHMTFDRATPSRRTNTKDEAVLEWLP from the coding sequence ATGTCGTCATCTGCCCGTCCGCCCCTGGAAGAAATGACCCTGCGGCAGCTCCGCAAGGTGGCCAGTGAGTACGAGGTGTCTCGCTACAGCCGTATGCGTAAAAGCGAGCTGATTGAGGCGATTCAGGCCATTGATGCCAAGCGCGGTTTGGGTGCTGCCCCCGTGCCGACTGCCCCCATGCCGACTGCCCCGGTACCAACCCCGACCGCGGCGGTACCCGCGCCCGCCATGGCCGGCGTAGCCGCCGATCCAGCTCCTACCTACAGGGCACCCGCGCCGCCCCCGATGGAGGTCTTGGCCACCGTCGATGAGGGGCTGTCTGATCTGCCCAGTGGCTACGGCGAAAGCCGCATTGTGCTTATGCCCCGCGACCCCCAGTGGGCCTACTGCTACTGGGATATTCCCCACACCCATAAAGATGAGCTGCGACGGCAGGGCGGCTCCCGGCTGGCTCTGCGCTTCTACGATGTCACCGACATTGACTTCCTGCGCCAGACGCCCCACAGCCTGCAACAGTACGAGTGCGACGAGATGGCGCGAGAGTGGTACCTGCCGATTCCGGTGAGCGATCGCGACTACGTAGCCGAGATCGGCTACCTCTGCAACGACGGCCGCTGGCTGGTGCTGGCCCGCTCCCTGCCCGTCCACATTCCGCCGGTCTACCCCTCCGACTGGGTCGAAGACCACTTTATGACCGTCGACTGGCAGGCCGACCTGCGCGGCAAGACCCTGATGACCCTCAAGCACCCCAGCCAGCGGGCTGCCGAGAGCGCCAACGCCATCTACGACGAAATCTATGCCATGACCCAGTCAACCGAGGCCCAGCGGGTGGCCGGGTCGCTGTTTGGCTCGATGCAGCACGTGCCCGGCTCCATGGCTCCTGAGAAGGCCGTCAGCTCCTACGTGTTCCCCTCGGGGGCGGGGCTGTGGGCCGCGCCGGGGGCAGTGCCCGGTGGGGTGCCCACCATGTCGGGCATTGGGTCGGGCATCGGGGCCTTTGGCGAACTCACTATGTCGGGGGCCGGGCTGACCATGTCGGGGGCAGGCTTCTCGGCCTCGGCACCGCCCATTCGTCCGCGTAAGTTCTGGCTAATTGCCGACGCCGAGCTGATTGTCTACGGAGCCACCGAGCCCGACGCCACCGTCACCATTGGCGGGCAGCCGATCAAACTCAACTCCGACGGCACCTTCCGGTTCCAAATGTCGTTCCAGGACGGCAATATCGACTATCCAATCATGGCGGTAGCGGCGGATGGCGAGCAGACTCGCGCCATCCACATGACCTTCGATCGCGCTACCCCCTCGCGCCGCACCAACACCAAAGACGAAGCGGTGTTGGAGTGGCTGCCCTAG
- a CDS encoding 2-phosphosulfolactate phosphatase family protein → MKVFLFHTPEEVPEQGAPDCAIAIDVLRATTTMAAALAAGAEAIQVFSDIDDLLTTSAAWPADQRLRAGERGGGKVEGCDLGNSPLDHSPERSGGKRLFMSTTNGTRCLKRIEHAPTVITAALTTRQAVVNFLLQHSPETVWIVGSGWEGTYSLEDTVCAGAIIHGIIAATGLTFKDLAGNDAAIAAVSLYLQWQDQLLELMHYASHGQRLLRLDNEADLQYCAQLDVLDIVPRQHDLGVLGL, encoded by the coding sequence GTGAAAGTATTCCTATTCCACACCCCTGAAGAAGTGCCTGAGCAGGGTGCGCCCGACTGCGCGATCGCCATTGACGTGCTGCGGGCCACCACCACTATGGCGGCGGCGCTGGCGGCGGGGGCCGAGGCCATTCAAGTCTTTAGCGACATCGACGACCTGCTGACCACCAGCGCCGCCTGGCCCGCCGACCAGCGGCTGCGGGCGGGGGAGCGGGGCGGCGGCAAGGTGGAGGGCTGTGACCTGGGCAACTCGCCCCTCGATCACTCCCCCGAGCGATCGGGGGGCAAGCGGCTGTTTATGAGCACCACCAACGGCACCCGCTGCCTCAAGCGCATCGAGCACGCCCCCACGGTGATCACCGCCGCCCTCACCACTCGCCAGGCGGTGGTTAATTTTCTCCTCCAGCACAGCCCAGAAACCGTGTGGATCGTCGGCTCGGGCTGGGAGGGCACCTATTCCCTCGAAGACACGGTCTGCGCCGGGGCCATCATCCACGGCATCATTGCCGCCACAGGGCTGACGTTTAAAGATCTGGCGGGCAATGACGCGGCGATCGCCGCCGTCAGCCTCTACCTGCAATGGCAGGATCAGCTGCTCGAGCTGATGCACTATGCCAGCCACGGCCAGCGCCTGCTGCGCCTCGACAACGAGGCCGACCTGCAATACTGCGCCCAGCTCGACGTGCTCGACATCGTGCCCCGCCAGCACGATCTCGGGGTGCTGGGGCTTTGA
- a CDS encoding 16S rRNA (uracil(1498)-N(3))-methyltransferase, with amino-acid sequence MVEPGQVVADRLRLSSSQQHYLYRVLRLGTGQQFVALDGQGQQWIATLAVDADLATLVPAPPSPQSSQAPIALAIALPKGSGFDEVVRQSTELGVSTLQPVISDRTLHQPNPKKLERWQRIAAEATEQSERLLLPEILPPLPWRDYLQQPWEGYRWLCVARGDAPHLLRVAQASDPTVPAVVATGPEGGWTEAEVAGAIAAGFQPVSLGPSILRAVTAPLAALTLVAGGRSMGNSSHEV; translated from the coding sequence ATGGTTGAACCTGGCCAGGTGGTGGCCGATCGGCTGCGCCTGAGCAGCAGCCAGCAGCACTACCTGTACCGAGTGCTGCGCCTGGGGACGGGGCAGCAGTTTGTGGCCCTCGACGGGCAGGGGCAGCAGTGGATCGCGACGCTGGCGGTAGATGCTGACCTGGCCACCCTGGTGCCCGCTCCACCGTCGCCCCAGAGCAGTCAGGCCCCCATCGCCCTGGCGATCGCTTTGCCCAAGGGCAGCGGGTTTGACGAGGTGGTGCGCCAGAGCACCGAGCTGGGGGTGAGCACCCTACAGCCGGTGATCAGCGATCGCACCCTGCACCAGCCCAACCCCAAAAAGCTGGAGCGCTGGCAGCGTATCGCCGCCGAGGCCACCGAGCAGTCGGAACGGCTGCTGCTGCCTGAGATTTTGCCCCCCCTGCCCTGGCGGGACTATCTCCAGCAGCCCTGGGAGGGGTACCGGTGGCTCTGTGTGGCCCGAGGCGATGCGCCCCACCTGCTGAGGGTGGCCCAGGCCAGCGACCCCACTGTTCCGGCGGTGGTAGCCACCGGGCCAGAGGGCGGGTGGACCGAGGCAGAAGTGGCAGGGGCGATCGCCGCTGGCTTCCAGCCTGTTTCCCTCGGCCCCAGCATTTTGCGGGCGGTCACTGCTCCCCTGGCCGCGCTCACTCTGGTAGCCGGTGGCCGCTCAATGGGTAATTCTTCGCATGAAGTCTAA
- a CDS encoding Fur family transcriptional regulator, which produces MAAYTTSALKAELNERGWRMTPQRETMLKTFQNLPESTHLSAEDLCELLEKEGEPISLSTIYRNLKLMARMGILRELELAEGQKRYEINQPAPHHHHHLICVRCNKTIEFKNDSVLKVGAKTADRSGYHILDCQLLIHGICPACQRSIVPI; this is translated from the coding sequence ATGGCTGCTTACACGACCTCAGCCCTCAAAGCCGAGCTCAACGAGCGCGGCTGGCGCATGACTCCCCAGCGAGAGACCATGCTCAAAACCTTTCAGAATTTGCCCGAAAGCACTCACCTGAGCGCTGAAGATCTTTGCGAACTGCTGGAGAAAGAAGGCGAACCGATCAGCCTCTCCACCATCTATCGCAACCTCAAGCTGATGGCCCGCATGGGCATTTTGCGCGAGCTAGAGCTGGCCGAGGGCCAAAAGCGCTACGAGATCAACCAGCCTGCGCCCCACCACCACCACCACCTGATCTGCGTGCGGTGCAACAAAACCATTGAGTTCAAAAATGACTCGGTGCTCAAGGTGGGGGCCAAGACCGCCGATCGCTCGGGCTACCACATCCTCGACTGCCAGCTGCTGATCCACGGCATCTGCCCCGCCTGCCAGCGATCGATCGTGCCGATCTAG
- the tumE gene encoding toxin TumE has product MRLRFKGKYLLAISEALQLVEDQIMQIDYRYHFQDENNRVIFRYDSTPHFPALPTFPHHKHLPNRVISTEKPDLAQVFQEASTLAATKG; this is encoded by the coding sequence CTGCGGCTACGATTCAAAGGTAAATATCTGCTGGCTATCAGCGAAGCCCTACAGCTTGTAGAGGATCAAATCATGCAAATTGACTATCGCTATCATTTTCAGGATGAGAACAATCGGGTGATCTTTCGCTACGACAGCACCCCTCATTTCCCTGCTTTACCCACCTTCCCTCACCACAAGCATCTTCCTAATAGGGTTATCTCCACCGAAAAACCTGACCTCGCTCAAGTGTTCCAAGAAGCTAGCACTCTTGCCGCTACTAAAGGATGA
- the tumA gene encoding antitoxin TumA: MRKQIVEYTTPLDALIALAKQLKTYEIQYQMDSAEFFTKYSQGETSDDEDFVEWAGDYQHYIALHRELADRLQNVA, from the coding sequence ATGCGTAAACAAATTGTCGAATACACTACGCCTCTAGATGCGTTAATTGCCCTCGCCAAGCAGTTGAAAACCTACGAAATTCAGTATCAAATGGATTCTGCTGAGTTTTTCACAAAATATAGTCAGGGCGAAACCTCCGACGATGAAGACTTTGTTGAGTGGGCAGGCGACTACCAGCACTACATAGCCCTGCACCGAGAACTCGCAGACAGGCTGCAAAATGTCGCGTAG
- a CDS encoding cryptochrome/photolyase family protein: MAIGVWVLGNQLWQEQAALVSCQGQSASVLFIESTQFARERSYHKQKLVLVWSAMRHFADELKDAGWAVTYTVGDDTEAALREWIEAENITELRLMDPVDYPFAAWLEGLELPCELTILENNLFLWSKDDFNAWADRRKGLLMESFYREGRKRFAVLVEGKDPIGGQWNFDKDNRKPPKGKLNTPAPRWFEPDATTQAVIDKVETLEMPTFGEATPFHWAVTRDQALEVLEVFIAERLETFGPYQDAMVTGEETMWHALLSPYLNLGLLHPLEVVERAEQAFADRDLPLNSVEGFIRQVMGWREYMRGLYSHFDADYAQRNWFDHRQPLPEFFWTGEVEMNCLHQVISQIHRTGYAHHIQRLMVLSNFSLIAGFTPQEVENWFHAVFIDAYDWVMQTNVIGMGLFADGGLLASKPYASSANYVNKMSDYCKGCRYNPKQRTGEDACPFNFFYWDFLHRHRNKLDTQGRMSFILKNLDRMDSEELDTIQQQAQDWYKAHL, from the coding sequence ATGGCGATCGGGGTTTGGGTCTTGGGCAATCAGCTCTGGCAGGAGCAGGCGGCTTTAGTCAGTTGCCAGGGTCAGAGCGCCTCAGTTCTCTTTATAGAATCGACTCAGTTTGCCAGAGAGCGCTCTTACCACAAACAAAAGCTGGTGCTGGTGTGGTCGGCCATGCGCCACTTTGCCGACGAGCTAAAAGATGCCGGTTGGGCCGTCACCTACACCGTCGGCGACGACACTGAAGCCGCCCTGCGAGAATGGATCGAAGCTGAAAATATTACCGAGCTGCGGCTGATGGATCCGGTGGACTATCCCTTCGCAGCCTGGCTGGAGGGGTTAGAACTGCCCTGCGAGTTAACTATTCTCGAGAACAACCTGTTTCTCTGGAGCAAAGACGACTTTAACGCCTGGGCCGACCGGCGCAAGGGCCTGCTGATGGAGAGCTTTTACCGCGAGGGGCGCAAGCGCTTTGCCGTGCTGGTGGAGGGCAAAGACCCCATCGGCGGCCAGTGGAACTTTGACAAAGACAACCGCAAGCCCCCCAAGGGCAAGCTCAACACCCCCGCCCCCCGCTGGTTTGAGCCTGACGCCACCACCCAGGCCGTGATCGACAAGGTGGAGACGCTAGAGATGCCTACCTTTGGCGAAGCGACTCCCTTCCACTGGGCCGTCACCCGCGACCAGGCCCTAGAGGTGCTGGAGGTCTTTATCGCCGAGCGGCTGGAGACCTTTGGCCCCTACCAGGACGCCATGGTGACGGGGGAAGAGACGATGTGGCACGCGCTGCTGTCGCCCTACCTGAACCTGGGCCTGCTGCACCCGCTGGAAGTGGTCGAGCGGGCGGAGCAGGCCTTTGCCGATCGCGACCTGCCGCTCAACAGCGTGGAGGGCTTCATTCGCCAGGTGATGGGCTGGCGAGAATACATGCGCGGTCTGTACAGCCACTTCGATGCCGACTACGCCCAGCGCAACTGGTTTGACCACCGCCAGCCCCTGCCGGAGTTTTTTTGGACGGGGGAGGTGGAGATGAACTGCCTGCACCAGGTGATTAGCCAGATCCACCGCACCGGCTACGCCCACCACATTCAGCGGCTGATGGTGCTCAGCAACTTTTCGCTGATCGCCGGGTTCACCCCCCAGGAGGTGGAGAACTGGTTCCACGCGGTGTTTATTGACGCCTACGACTGGGTGATGCAGACCAACGTAATTGGCATGGGGTTATTTGCCGATGGCGGGCTGCTGGCCTCTAAGCCCTACGCCTCGTCGGCCAACTACGTCAATAAAATGAGCGACTACTGCAAAGGCTGCCGCTACAACCCCAAGCAGCGCACTGGGGAAGACGCCTGCCCGTTTAACTTCTTTTACTGGGATTTTCTCCACCGCCACCGCAATAAGTTGGATACCCAGGGCCGCATGAGCTTTATTCTCAAGAACCTGGACAGAATGGATAGTGAGGAACTGGACACAATTCAGCAGCAGGCGCAAGATTGGTACAAAGCTCACCTTTGA
- a CDS encoding DUF3082 domain-containing protein translates to MADDPTPSTLAPPPTAKILQCFSGSFVAGTIAILAYRMMLSIAANFAARPIVSDNPAVANISSAVRTLVVGMAALGAGVFGLAALGIFLLGVQLLFQRLTGRPSTLPD, encoded by the coding sequence ATGGCTGACGACCCTACCCCCAGCACCCTCGCTCCGCCCCCCACCGCCAAAATTTTGCAGTGCTTCAGCGGTTCTTTTGTAGCAGGCACCATCGCCATCCTCGCCTACCGCATGATGCTGTCGATCGCCGCCAACTTTGCCGCCCGTCCCATCGTCTCAGACAACCCGGCGGTGGCCAACATTTCATCGGCAGTGCGTACCCTGGTGGTGGGTATGGCCGCCCTGGGGGCCGGGGTGTTTGGCCTCGCCGCCCTGGGCATCTTTTTGCTGGGGGTGCAGCTCCTGTTTCAGCGCCTCACCGGGCGACCCTCCACCCTGCCAGATTAG